From Acidithiobacillus sp., the proteins below share one genomic window:
- a CDS encoding ABC transporter ATP-binding protein, whose translation MARPDAIILTDIATRFGTHWIQRHLDLTIHCGEILAIVGGSGTGKTTLLRAMMGLVPIAEGQMTILGENPQALHLREQIALRQRWGVLFQQGALFSALTVFENIAFPLHEWGHLTRAEISNLVALKLQMVGLNPSDAWKLPAELSGGMIKRVALARALAMEAEILFLDEPTSGLDPIAAAEFDALLRQVHGDIGFTVVMISHDLDSLAATADRVAVLADGKVLTVGPLTEIQQVDHPYIREFFHGERGERLLTGLRAGGKC comes from the coding sequence ATGGCTCGCCCCGACGCCATCATCCTGACCGACATCGCCACCCGGTTCGGAACCCATTGGATTCAGCGGCACCTTGATCTGACCATACATTGCGGCGAAATACTCGCCATCGTCGGTGGCAGCGGTACCGGCAAAACCACACTGCTGCGCGCCATGATGGGCCTCGTCCCCATCGCCGAAGGGCAGATGACCATTCTTGGCGAAAATCCGCAAGCGCTCCATCTGCGCGAACAGATTGCCCTGCGCCAGCGCTGGGGAGTGCTTTTTCAGCAAGGTGCCCTGTTCAGCGCCTTGACGGTTTTTGAAAACATCGCCTTTCCGCTGCACGAGTGGGGCCACTTGACCCGCGCCGAAATCAGCAATCTGGTAGCCCTGAAGCTGCAAATGGTAGGCCTGAATCCCAGTGACGCATGGAAATTACCCGCCGAATTATCGGGCGGAATGATCAAGCGGGTCGCCCTCGCCCGTGCGCTGGCTATGGAGGCGGAAATTCTCTTTCTCGATGAACCCACCTCCGGGCTCGACCCCATCGCCGCCGCCGAATTTGACGCCCTGCTCCGCCAGGTCCACGGCGACATCGGCTTCACCGTCGTTATGATCAGCCATGACCTCGACAGCCTTGCCGCCACAGCGGACCGCGTCGCCGTGCTCGCCGACGGCAAGGTGCTGACGGTGGGGCCGCTTACCGAGATTCAACAGGTGGACCACCCTTACATCCGTGAGTTCTTCCACGGGGAACGCGGCGAACGCCTGCTGACCGGTCTCCGTGCCGGCGGCAAATGTTAA
- a CDS encoding FtsX-like permease family protein, which translates to MLAIIGIALGVALGLAIALINIQAVSDFSTGLRRLSGQADLALTAPGRGFSEQWYVRLSMAKGVAVATPEIRLQAPVLHPASEGMLRILGIDAFQAARMGQPLLPFNLHNPLAMMTPDHIALSPAALAHLGLRVGDMLTLDAAGRPRTLRIIGELPGMGDSEAFGVMDIAAVQWLWGRVGALNQVDLRLRPGTSTGDFLARWRRHLPVGAVLQSPAQQGRVAADASRAYRVNLLVLSLVALFTGAFLVYSTLAMGVVRQRQQLALLRVLGLRRREVVLAILLQGAVLGLPGALLGLPLGVLAAKLALARMGGDLGAGYFTATALHLQWHPGLMLVFFVAGLGAALTGAFLPAWETSRATPALALRAGAEEQDHQQRQHPWIGLLLLGLALAGSLAPAIHGIPYLAYGAVACLLLALLFLLAPLLRALTWLFPLPHAPVWRLALEQLRGAPRRAAQSLAAVVVAFSLVVAMAVMVGSFRDSVANWLTDILRADLYVQAGMNRDASLPHGAAHLLCALPNVRACSPLRRVTLNLLPGHPPVMLLARGMNSSDPERELQILHAVRVGPQQPPPVWISEILAGISGWQAGQLIHLPLGGQERTVTIAGIYRDYAYQEGSVSIPIQQYRAWSGDDAVNGVALWLRAGTAIPAAIRNLRRTLPGGGQLLVATPKEIRTKSLQIFNQSFAATYALEAVAMVIGLLGVSSGFGAQTLMRRDEYAMLRHLGLRRRDLLILLFAEGSILSVLGILIGGALGMAISVILIEVVNPQSFHWQMGFRPSWPLLLTLSAILWLASTATMVLAGRRAIRHNSAVLHDD; encoded by the coding sequence GTGCTGGCTATCATCGGCATTGCGCTGGGGGTCGCTCTGGGACTGGCCATCGCCCTCATCAACATTCAGGCCGTGAGTGATTTTTCTACCGGACTGCGACGCCTGTCGGGGCAGGCTGACCTCGCGCTGACGGCGCCGGGACGGGGCTTTTCCGAACAATGGTATGTGCGCCTGAGTATGGCCAAAGGTGTGGCCGTAGCTACTCCGGAAATCCGCTTGCAGGCGCCGGTACTGCACCCTGCAAGCGAAGGGATGCTTCGTATTCTGGGTATTGACGCCTTTCAGGCGGCACGTATGGGGCAACCGCTGCTGCCCTTTAACCTGCATAACCCGCTTGCCATGATGACCCCTGACCACATTGCCCTGAGCCCGGCGGCGCTGGCGCATCTCGGCCTGCGGGTAGGCGATATGCTGACGCTCGATGCGGCGGGGCGGCCACGCACGCTACGGATCATCGGGGAACTCCCCGGTATGGGCGATAGCGAAGCATTCGGCGTCATGGATATTGCGGCGGTGCAGTGGTTGTGGGGACGGGTGGGCGCCCTGAATCAGGTGGATCTGCGCCTGCGTCCCGGAACGAGCACCGGCGACTTCCTGGCGCGGTGGCGTCGCCATCTGCCGGTCGGCGCCGTGTTGCAAAGCCCTGCCCAGCAAGGGCGAGTGGCGGCGGATGCATCACGCGCCTATCGGGTGAATCTGCTGGTGCTGTCGCTGGTAGCGCTGTTTACCGGTGCCTTTCTTGTCTATTCCACCCTGGCCATGGGAGTGGTGCGGCAGCGGCAGCAACTGGCGTTATTGCGGGTCCTGGGTCTGCGCCGCCGAGAAGTCGTATTGGCCATATTGTTACAGGGGGCGGTTTTGGGTCTGCCCGGTGCGCTACTGGGTCTGCCGCTGGGCGTGCTGGCGGCCAAGCTGGCCCTGGCACGTATGGGAGGTGACCTCGGGGCGGGATATTTCACTGCCACGGCTTTGCATTTGCAATGGCATCCGGGACTCATGCTGGTCTTTTTTGTGGCGGGCCTGGGTGCGGCACTGACCGGCGCCTTTTTACCGGCTTGGGAAACCAGCCGGGCAACCCCTGCCCTGGCACTGCGTGCTGGCGCCGAAGAACAAGACCATCAGCAGCGTCAGCATCCCTGGATAGGTCTGCTGCTCTTGGGACTGGCCTTAGCGGGGTCTTTAGCTCCGGCCATCCACGGTATCCCTTATCTGGCCTACGGCGCGGTAGCCTGCCTACTCTTGGCCCTGCTCTTTTTATTGGCGCCGCTCCTGCGCGCCCTGACCTGGCTCTTTCCCCTGCCCCATGCACCCGTCTGGCGTCTGGCCTTGGAACAACTGCGGGGCGCGCCCAGGCGGGCGGCGCAAAGCCTAGCTGCAGTAGTAGTAGCCTTTAGTCTGGTCGTGGCCATGGCCGTGATGGTAGGTTCATTCCGCGACTCAGTCGCCAACTGGCTGACCGACATCTTGCGGGCCGACCTCTATGTGCAGGCAGGGATGAATAGGGACGCGTCCCTCCCTCATGGGGCGGCGCATCTGCTGTGCGCATTGCCCAATGTCCGCGCCTGCTCACCCCTGCGGCGAGTCACCCTGAATTTGTTGCCTGGACATCCACCCGTGATGCTTCTCGCGCGGGGCATGAACAGCAGCGATCCAGAGCGGGAATTGCAAATACTCCATGCGGTCAGGGTCGGACCACAACAGCCACCGCCCGTGTGGATTTCGGAGATTCTGGCGGGCATTAGTGGCTGGCAGGCCGGACAGTTGATCCATCTGCCGCTGGGTGGGCAAGAGCGGACGGTGACCATCGCCGGCATTTATCGGGATTACGCCTATCAGGAGGGATCAGTGTCCATACCCATTCAGCAATACCGCGCTTGGTCCGGAGACGATGCGGTCAATGGTGTCGCCCTCTGGCTACGTGCGGGCACCGCAATACCGGCCGCCATCCGCAACTTGCGGCGGACACTGCCCGGTGGTGGCCAATTATTGGTCGCGACCCCCAAAGAAATTCGTACTAAGAGCCTGCAAATATTCAACCAGAGCTTTGCCGCCACCTATGCACTGGAGGCTGTCGCCATGGTGATCGGGCTGCTGGGAGTGAGCAGCGGCTTCGGGGCGCAGACGCTGATGCGCCGCGACGAATACGCCATGCTGCGGCATCTGGGTTTGCGGCGGCGTGATCTGCTCATCCTGCTCTTTGCCGAGGGCAGCATTCTTTCAGTCCTCGGGATACTCATCGGCGGCGCGCTGGGGATGGCCATCAGCGTCATCCTGATCGAAGTGGTCAATCCGCAGTCTTTCCATTGGCAGATGGGCTTTCGTCCGTCCTGGCCGCTGCTACTGACCCTGAGTGCCATCCTCTGGCTGGCGAGCACGGCCACCATGGTGCTGGCCGGGCGGCGGGCGATCCGGCACAACTCCGCGGTGCTGCATGATGATTAG
- the trxA gene encoding thioredoxin TrxA, whose amino-acid sequence MSDAILYVSDDSFETDVLKSSKPVLVDFWAEWCGPCKMIAPILEEIAGEYADRLQVAKFNIDENPNTPPQYGIRGIPTLLLFKAGKLEATKVGALSKAQLTAFLDSQL is encoded by the coding sequence ATGAGTGACGCTATTCTTTATGTATCTGATGACAGTTTTGAAACGGACGTCCTGAAGTCTTCTAAACCGGTTCTAGTCGATTTTTGGGCCGAATGGTGCGGGCCTTGCAAGATGATTGCCCCCATTCTGGAAGAGATCGCTGGCGAATATGCCGACCGCCTGCAAGTTGCTAAATTTAATATCGACGAAAATCCCAACACTCCCCCTCAGTACGGCATTCGCGGTATTCCCACATTGCTCCTCTTCAAAGCGGGCAAGCTCGAAGCCACCAAGGTGGGTGCCCTGAGTAAAGCCCAACTGACCGCATTCCTGGATAGCCAACTTTGA
- a CDS encoding carotenoid 1,2-hydratase, whose protein sequence is MMISHLRSGLLRKGICSGLLMLCCGLCGPAQAESSLPGTPLPLQPTPDVKVTSQYPMHFPNALGSHPAFPIEWWYVTGWLHNASGKPLGFQITFFRVRPPKVWANPSAFNPRELIFAEAALSDPRVGHLLTAQRAARAGLGLAGADRDHTDVWIRRWYLRQRGQDYETHIIGKKIRYRLRFTPTQPVILEGLQGISRKGPDPKNASYYYSLPHLKVSGTVDIKGRRELVSGEAWLDHEWSAAYLPKKAVGWDWLGINLKDGGALMVFMMHRADGAPFWLAGTERNALGQVHYIPAKDIRMQPTGWWRSLQTGIRYPVRWQMQVGNLHLAIVPLMDNQEFDASRSSGTVYWEGAVRAMADQQTVGKGYLELTGYGGRLALGQ, encoded by the coding sequence ATGATGATTAGTCATTTACGGTCGGGATTACTGCGCAAAGGGATATGTTCCGGTCTGCTGATGCTGTGCTGCGGGCTCTGTGGACCAGCGCAGGCCGAATCCAGCCTGCCGGGGACGCCCCTGCCTTTACAGCCCACGCCGGATGTAAAGGTCACCTCGCAATACCCCATGCACTTCCCCAACGCCCTGGGTAGTCACCCGGCTTTCCCCATTGAATGGTGGTATGTAACGGGTTGGCTGCATAACGCGTCGGGAAAACCGCTGGGATTTCAGATCACCTTTTTCCGGGTCCGGCCCCCTAAGGTCTGGGCGAACCCCAGCGCCTTCAATCCCCGCGAACTGATTTTTGCCGAAGCGGCGCTGAGCGATCCCCGCGTCGGGCATCTGCTTACCGCGCAACGGGCCGCGCGCGCGGGTCTCGGATTAGCAGGGGCGGATCGAGACCATACCGATGTCTGGATTCGCCGTTGGTACCTGCGCCAGCGGGGGCAGGATTACGAGACGCATATCATCGGCAAAAAAATCCGTTATCGACTGCGATTCACGCCAACCCAACCGGTGATACTCGAAGGTCTCCAGGGCATCAGCCGGAAGGGTCCAGACCCGAAGAATGCCAGCTACTACTACAGCCTTCCTCATCTAAAGGTCAGCGGGACGGTGGACATCAAAGGACGGCGTGAGCTAGTCAGCGGCGAGGCGTGGCTGGATCACGAATGGTCGGCGGCATATCTGCCCAAAAAGGCCGTCGGCTGGGATTGGCTGGGGATCAATCTGAAGGATGGCGGTGCCCTCATGGTCTTCATGATGCACCGCGCCGATGGTGCGCCCTTCTGGCTGGCCGGCACAGAGCGTAATGCGCTGGGCCAGGTACACTACATTCCGGCCAAGGACATCCGCATGCAGCCCACTGGCTGGTGGCGGTCGCTGCAAACCGGCATACGCTACCCTGTACGCTGGCAGATGCAGGTGGGAAACCTGCATCTCGCTATCGTTCCGCTCATGGACAATCAGGAATTCGATGCCAGCCGCAGCAGCGGTACCGTCTACTGGGAAGGCGCCGTACGCGCCATGGCGGACCAGCAGACCGTAGGAAAAGGCTATCTGGAACTCACCGGCTATGGCGGTCGTCTGGCCCTGGGCCAATAG
- a CDS encoding ABC transporter ATP-binding protein: MTALLVLNNLAKRLPGDPQRWLFRNASLNVAPADFVAIMGESGVGKSTLLNIIAGLDHPDAGHMTFKGHPLDTLDDDARTLLRRRHMGFVFQAFHLIPQLTVEENIALPWRLNGLPRRDMNQRVRILAERLGIGSHLNAWPRELSGGEMQRVAVARAVIHRPSLILADEPTGSLDAESAATVLNLLREAGEAEEAAVLLVTHSATAAGWAQRRLRFDAQGFRFL, translated from the coding sequence GTGACTGCACTTCTGGTTCTGAACAATCTGGCAAAACGGCTTCCCGGAGACCCACAGCGTTGGTTATTCCGCAACGCGAGCCTCAACGTAGCACCAGCAGACTTTGTAGCCATTATGGGGGAAAGTGGCGTTGGTAAGAGCACCCTGCTCAATATTATAGCCGGTCTGGATCACCCCGATGCGGGGCACATGACTTTCAAAGGTCATCCGCTCGACACTCTGGATGACGACGCGCGTACACTCCTGCGGCGGCGGCACATGGGTTTTGTGTTTCAGGCGTTTCATCTGATCCCGCAATTGACCGTAGAGGAAAATATCGCCCTGCCCTGGCGACTGAATGGCCTCCCCCGACGTGACATGAATCAGCGGGTTAGAATACTGGCGGAACGGCTCGGCATCGGTAGTCACCTGAATGCTTGGCCAAGAGAGCTTTCCGGTGGGGAGATGCAGCGGGTTGCGGTAGCGCGGGCGGTAATACATCGCCCGTCACTGATCCTTGCTGACGAACCGACGGGCAGCCTCGACGCAGAATCCGCGGCAACCGTGCTCAACCTCCTACGTGAAGCGGGAGAAGCGGAAGAGGCGGCAGTTTTACTGGTGACCCACTCGGCAACGGCGGCAGGCTGGGCGCAGCGGCGTCTGCGTTTTGACGCACAGGGCTTCCGTTTCCTGTGA
- a CDS encoding endonuclease/exonuclease/phosphatase family protein, producing the protein MTDTSAFSVTSFNIQVGIGSHRARHMLLHGWKYVMPHGQSLRNLERIAMILKETDIAGLNEVDAGSFRSQYVNQAGFLAERAHFPYWAQQRTRDFGDFAQHSNGILSRWPIEETIAHSLPSFMKGRGMLENRLDVGGRPLTVIITHLGLSRHARLSQIRDLAQRLRGRPNLILMGDLNCTARSPEIRLLLNESGLQAPPWSPPTFPSWSPRFSFDHILCSPDLEFTAIETVTEPLSDHLALKARLRWVSATTADAKPQ; encoded by the coding sequence ATGACTGACACCTCAGCGTTTTCTGTGACGTCTTTCAATATCCAGGTGGGCATCGGTTCCCATCGCGCCCGGCACATGCTCCTGCACGGCTGGAAGTATGTGATGCCGCACGGCCAGAGTCTGCGCAACCTGGAACGGATCGCCATGATTTTGAAGGAAACCGACATCGCCGGACTCAACGAAGTCGATGCCGGCTCTTTTCGCAGCCAGTATGTCAATCAGGCGGGATTTCTCGCTGAACGCGCCCATTTCCCTTACTGGGCGCAACAACGTACCCGCGACTTTGGCGACTTCGCCCAGCACAGCAACGGCATTCTCTCCCGCTGGCCCATTGAAGAGACCATAGCGCATTCCTTGCCTAGCTTTATGAAGGGGCGCGGCATGCTGGAAAACCGACTCGATGTTGGCGGAAGACCCCTGACAGTGATCATCACCCACCTCGGCCTCAGCCGTCACGCACGCCTGAGTCAGATACGCGATCTCGCCCAACGTCTGCGCGGACGCCCGAACCTCATTCTCATGGGCGACCTGAACTGCACGGCCCGCTCCCCGGAAATACGTCTGCTCCTCAACGAAAGTGGATTGCAGGCGCCGCCCTGGAGCCCGCCCACCTTTCCCAGTTGGTCACCGCGCTTTTCCTTCGATCACATCCTTTGTAGCCCAGACCTGGAATTTACAGCGATTGAAACCGTCACCGAACCGCTCTCCGACCACCTCGCACTCAAGGCAAGACTGCGCTGGGTCTCGGCGACAACGGCAGATGCAAAGCCCCAGTGA
- a CDS encoding molybdopterin-synthase adenylyltransferase MoeB: MTDILDDAALLRYARQILLPEIDIAGQRALAASRVLIIGMGGLGCPAAQYLAAAGVGNLTVCDGDQVELSNLQRQILYSEADLGRPKALAARDRLGAMNQQIRVSAWAESAQPESLAAALDTHDLVLDCTDNFSSRHAINRVCRNTGKPLVSAAAIRWEGQLAVFDFRVPESACYACLYPDGMEDTEDTCSRSGVLGPLLGVLGSMQATEAIRLLCTGHSPLAGQLLLMDAQSWQWRQIALRRDPACGVCA, translated from the coding sequence ATGACTGACATTCTCGACGACGCGGCATTGCTGCGTTATGCGCGCCAGATTCTTTTGCCGGAAATCGACATTGCCGGACAGCGGGCGCTGGCCGCCAGCCGGGTGCTGATCATCGGTATGGGTGGACTAGGCTGCCCGGCCGCCCAGTATCTGGCGGCCGCGGGCGTCGGCAACCTGACCGTCTGCGATGGGGATCAGGTCGAACTCAGCAATCTGCAACGCCAGATTCTCTATAGCGAAGCCGACCTGGGACGCCCCAAAGCCCTGGCCGCACGCGATAGACTGGGTGCCATGAATCAACAGATTCGGGTCAGCGCCTGGGCAGAATCAGCGCAACCTGAGTCTCTTGCAGCAGCACTGGACACCCACGATCTGGTGCTGGACTGCACCGACAACTTCAGCAGCCGCCACGCCATCAACCGCGTCTGCCGGAACACCGGCAAACCTCTGGTCAGCGCTGCGGCCATCCGCTGGGAGGGGCAACTCGCCGTCTTTGATTTTCGTGTGCCGGAAAGCGCCTGCTATGCCTGTCTCTACCCGGATGGCATGGAGGACACCGAAGACACCTGCTCACGCAGCGGCGTCCTTGGCCCGCTCCTCGGCGTACTCGGCAGTATGCAGGCGACAGAGGCCATTCGCTTGCTCTGCACGGGCCATTCCCCGCTGGCCGGGCAACTCCTGCTGATGGATGCACAAAGCTGGCAGTGGCGGCAGATCGCCCTGCGCCGCGACCCGGCCTGTGGCGTCTGCGCGTGA
- a CDS encoding flavin prenyltransferase UbiX translates to MEDWRRQDRICVAITGASGAAYGMRLVEVLLTAGVRVHLLISDAARIVCREELDLELPAAAEAVTRFLNERFGVEPDLLSVYAQDDWFSPVASGSNAAQAMVVCPCSGGTLAAIAHGLSENLIERAADVMLKEGLKLILVPRESPISTIHLENMLTLARMGVRILPASPGFYHRPQKIEDLVDFIVARILDQLGLPNRIGWRWGNREVVPAAD, encoded by the coding sequence ATGGAAGATTGGCGACGGCAGGACCGGATTTGTGTAGCCATTACAGGCGCTTCCGGGGCGGCCTATGGGATGCGGCTGGTGGAGGTGCTGCTGACCGCCGGGGTGCGCGTCCATCTGCTGATATCGGACGCGGCGCGGATTGTTTGCCGTGAAGAACTGGATCTGGAACTCCCGGCTGCGGCAGAGGCCGTGACCCGCTTTCTCAATGAACGGTTCGGTGTCGAGCCGGATTTGTTGTCCGTTTATGCCCAGGATGATTGGTTTTCTCCTGTGGCCTCAGGCTCCAACGCAGCGCAGGCCATGGTGGTTTGTCCTTGTTCTGGAGGAACGCTGGCGGCCATTGCCCACGGGCTGTCCGAGAATCTGATCGAGCGCGCCGCGGACGTGATGCTGAAGGAAGGCCTGAAACTCATTCTGGTGCCCCGTGAAAGTCCCATCTCCACGATTCATCTGGAAAATATGCTGACGCTGGCGCGAATGGGCGTGCGGATTTTGCCAGCAAGTCCCGGCTTCTACCATCGTCCGCAAAAAATCGAAGATCTGGTGGATTTTATTGTGGCGAGGATTCTGGATCAATTGGGGCTGCCGAACCGAATCGGATGGCGTTGGGGGAACCGGGAGGTGGTTCCCGCAGCAGATTGA
- the mpl gene encoding UDP-N-acetylmuramate:L-alanyl-gamma-D-glutamyl-meso-diaminopimelate ligase codes for MHIHVLGICGTFMAGIALLARAAGHQVTGSDVHTYPPMSDLLAREGVTVYEGYDPAQLNPAPDMVLIGNALSRGNPCVEAVLDRQIPYDSGPAWLSREILQSRWVLAVAGTHGKTTTTSILTWILQEAGLNPGFLIGGEARNFGVSARLTDSPFFVIEADEYDTAFFDKRSKFVHYHPRSLILNNLEYDHADIFPDMDAIITQFHHLLRTVPGTGAIIMNAAAPALKQVLERGCWTPLQRFAGEGEWQVRLATLDGCRFSVLERGVERGRVSWDMAGAFNAENALAALLAARHAGVPLAVGCAALQRFQGVRRRLELRGKAAGVAVYDDFAHHPTAIAATIAALRGRMAGEKGRLVAVLEPRSNTMKMGVHRQTLGQSLQSADRAFVYAPADVGWDVATALGSAAQVYADMDALLGALEAELRAGDQVLIMSNGAFGGIHGRLLERLMHRDSSAEP; via the coding sequence ATGCATATTCACGTCCTCGGCATCTGCGGGACTTTTATGGCGGGCATCGCGCTGCTGGCACGGGCGGCGGGGCATCAGGTAACAGGCTCGGATGTCCATACTTATCCGCCCATGAGTGATTTGCTGGCCCGCGAAGGGGTTACGGTCTATGAGGGTTATGATCCCGCCCAACTGAATCCCGCCCCCGACATGGTACTCATCGGCAATGCTCTGTCGAGGGGGAATCCTTGCGTGGAGGCTGTGCTGGATCGGCAGATTCCTTATGACTCCGGCCCGGCCTGGTTGTCCCGGGAGATTTTGCAAAGCCGCTGGGTGCTGGCGGTGGCGGGTACTCACGGCAAGACCACGACGACCTCCATCCTGACCTGGATATTGCAGGAAGCGGGGCTCAATCCGGGTTTTCTGATTGGCGGTGAAGCGCGTAACTTTGGCGTATCCGCACGTTTGACGGACAGCCCTTTTTTTGTGATTGAGGCGGATGAGTATGATACGGCCTTTTTCGATAAGCGCTCCAAATTCGTGCACTATCACCCGCGGTCGCTGATTCTCAATAACCTGGAATACGACCATGCCGATATATTCCCGGATATGGATGCGATCATCACCCAGTTCCACCATCTGCTGCGCACGGTGCCGGGCACGGGTGCGATCATCATGAATGCTGCGGCACCGGCACTGAAACAAGTGCTGGAGCGGGGGTGCTGGACGCCGCTGCAACGTTTTGCCGGAGAAGGTGAGTGGCAGGTGCGGCTCGCTACTTTGGATGGCTGCCGTTTTAGCGTGCTGGAGCGGGGCGTGGAGCGCGGACGCGTCAGTTGGGACATGGCCGGAGCCTTCAATGCCGAGAATGCGCTGGCGGCCTTGCTGGCGGCGCGTCATGCCGGAGTGCCGCTGGCGGTTGGTTGCGCCGCTTTGCAGCGCTTTCAAGGGGTGCGGCGGCGCCTGGAACTGCGGGGTAAAGCCGCCGGCGTGGCGGTGTATGACGACTTCGCCCATCACCCTACGGCCATTGCGGCTACTATTGCGGCCCTGCGTGGGCGGATGGCGGGAGAGAAGGGACGCCTGGTGGCGGTGCTGGAGCCGCGCTCCAATACCATGAAGATGGGGGTGCACCGGCAGACGCTAGGACAGAGCTTACAGAGTGCGGATCGGGCGTTTGTCTATGCCCCCGCGGATGTCGGTTGGGATGTGGCGACCGCACTGGGTTCTGCCGCGCAGGTTTACGCGGATATGGATGCACTCCTGGGGGCGCTGGAGGCCGAGTTGCGTGCAGGGGACCAAGTGCTCATTATGAGCAATGGTGCTTTCGGCGGGATTCATGGACGCTTGTTGGAACGCCTCATGCACCGGGATTCATCGGCAGAACCGTAA
- a CDS encoding ABC transporter permease, with protein sequence MTKGRPQQPNWERDGQTLRLSGRWTLRRLGGNFAAQEAALRNLGPEILWDLTAIEALDSAGALLLWQAWGRQLPENIRMEAQQHRIFARLAQIQPITTPPHRPWHFLDQLGTSLIETGRDLWGLFLLLGALLLECGRGLRHPRSFPWREISATVVNTGPNSLPILTLIGFLIGVVISFQSASTLAQYGANIYIVNIAGLSILREFGPLITAIILSGRSGSAFTAQIGGMCVTEELDALRTFGIPPIRRLILPKVIALALVMPLLVLWTDVVGLLGAMLVAKLELNIGTTFFIQQMPIAVPSFNLWLGIAKGAIFGVLIAWIAGFHGLKVQPNTTSLSRETTNSVVVSITLVILIDAILALIFSNTGITN encoded by the coding sequence ATGACGAAAGGTAGACCACAGCAACCGAACTGGGAACGCGACGGCCAGACGCTGCGCCTCAGCGGGCGCTGGACTCTGCGACGCCTTGGCGGCAATTTTGCAGCACAAGAAGCGGCACTACGGAACCTGGGTCCGGAAATACTGTGGGACCTCACCGCCATCGAGGCGCTCGACAGCGCCGGGGCACTCCTGCTCTGGCAGGCCTGGGGTCGCCAACTGCCTGAAAATATCCGGATGGAAGCCCAGCAACACCGTATTTTTGCCCGTCTGGCGCAGATTCAGCCGATTACCACTCCACCCCACCGCCCCTGGCACTTTCTTGACCAACTAGGTACGTCCCTGATCGAAACAGGACGCGACCTCTGGGGACTTTTTCTGCTCCTGGGCGCCCTTTTGCTGGAGTGTGGGCGCGGACTGCGCCACCCGCGCAGCTTTCCGTGGCGTGAAATCTCCGCCACCGTCGTCAATACCGGTCCTAACTCACTGCCCATCCTTACCCTGATCGGCTTCCTCATCGGTGTAGTGATTTCTTTTCAGTCGGCCTCAACGCTCGCCCAATATGGCGCCAACATTTACATCGTCAACATTGCCGGTCTAAGCATCCTGCGCGAATTCGGGCCGTTGATTACCGCGATCATTCTTTCGGGGCGTTCCGGCTCCGCGTTCACCGCGCAAATCGGCGGCATGTGCGTAACCGAAGAACTGGACGCCCTGCGCACTTTCGGTATCCCCCCGATCCGCCGCCTGATTCTGCCCAAGGTCATCGCCCTGGCGCTGGTCATGCCACTACTCGTCCTCTGGACCGACGTGGTGGGACTCCTCGGGGCCATGCTCGTGGCCAAATTGGAGCTCAACATCGGCACCACCTTCTTCATCCAACAAATGCCCATCGCGGTCCCGAGTTTTAACCTGTGGCTGGGTATTGCCAAAGGGGCGATCTTTGGCGTCCTTATTGCGTGGATCGCAGGCTTTCATGGCCTTAAGGTACAGCCCAACACCACTAGCCTAAGCCGGGAAACCACTAACTCAGTGGTCGTGTCCATCACCCTGGTTATCCTCATTGATGCCATCCTTGCCCTGATCTTTTCCAATACGGGAATTACCAACTGA
- a CDS encoding LEA type 2 family protein, which translates to MTIVARSSGFTQWFRRWSTLLLVALPLSACSAFPVHHPEVQLLGIQPESVGLVSQTFLLSLKVSNPNARALHAKAGEARLYVQDRQVAYGLLDKPVDVPAYGSATVTIPVTGNFLTLLGNLGSVSARTGLPYAVKGYLVTGMLDMRIPFTVTGALHLPLSPRPSAVLP; encoded by the coding sequence ATGACTATTGTTGCACGAAGTTCCGGCTTCACCCAATGGTTTCGGCGCTGGTCCACGCTGCTGCTGGTCGCGCTGCCACTCAGCGCCTGCAGCGCGTTTCCTGTGCACCATCCGGAGGTACAGTTACTGGGTATCCAGCCGGAGTCTGTGGGGCTGGTCTCGCAGACGTTTTTACTGTCGCTCAAGGTCAGCAACCCCAATGCCCGCGCGCTCCATGCCAAGGCAGGGGAGGCGCGTTTATATGTGCAGGACCGGCAGGTGGCTTACGGCTTGCTGGATAAGCCGGTCGATGTGCCCGCCTACGGCAGCGCCACGGTGACGATACCGGTCACTGGCAATTTTCTGACATTGCTGGGGAATCTCGGCAGTGTCAGCGCTAGGACTGGGCTCCCCTATGCAGTCAAAGGTTACCTCGTAACGGGCATGCTCGATATGCGGATACCTTTTACCGTCACTGGGGCTTTGCATCTGCCGTTGTCGCCGAGACCCAGCGCAGTCTTGCCTTGA